The Methylomonas koyamae genome has a segment encoding these proteins:
- a CDS encoding glycosyltransferase family 2 protein produces MLNDKRVAVVLPAYNAEATLLATFNEIPMNIVDDVILVDDKSTDRTAELARELGIHTIVHPENRGYGGNQKTCYQAALQRDADIIVMLHPDYQYTPKLITAMASMIAEGEFDAVLASRILGIGALAGGMPLYKYIANRFLTFTQNLLVGHKLSEYHTGYRAWSKKTLESLPLLNNSDDFVFDNQMLAQTIYQGFRIGELSCPTRYFPEASSINFKRSVIYGLGVLHTSIQFRLQRLGFKKYDLFSDEASARLNYKNKV; encoded by the coding sequence ATGTTGAACGATAAAAGGGTGGCAGTCGTATTGCCGGCATATAATGCTGAGGCGACTCTGTTGGCTACTTTCAATGAAATTCCGATGAATATTGTTGACGATGTGATTTTGGTCGACGATAAAAGTACCGATCGTACTGCTGAATTGGCTCGAGAGTTGGGGATTCATACGATTGTACATCCTGAAAATCGTGGCTATGGCGGCAACCAAAAAACCTGTTACCAAGCCGCACTCCAACGCGATGCCGATATTATCGTAATGTTGCATCCAGACTACCAATATACGCCGAAATTAATTACTGCTATGGCTTCTATGATTGCCGAAGGTGAATTCGACGCAGTATTGGCGTCCCGCATTCTTGGTATAGGTGCGCTCGCCGGAGGTATGCCGCTGTATAAATACATCGCCAACCGCTTCTTGACATTTACTCAAAATCTATTGGTTGGCCACAAATTATCAGAGTATCACACAGGATATAGGGCTTGGAGCAAGAAAACACTGGAATCGTTGCCGTTGTTAAATAATTCGGACGATTTTGTTTTTGATAACCAAATGCTGGCGCAAACGATATATCAAGGCTTTAGAATCGGCGAATTATCTTGTCCGACCCGTTATTTTCCGGAAGCCTCTTCGATCAACTTCAAACGTAGCGTTATCTATGGCCTGGGTGTTTTACACACGTCAATCCAATTCCGCTTGCAACGTTTAGGTTTTAAAAAATACGATCTGTTTTCCGACGAAGCCTCAGCCCGATTAAATTACAAAAATAAAGTCTAA
- a CDS encoding TVP38/TMEM64 family protein, with the protein MVSIFLLTSVAILGFIILGGKQQISTAVLQLAELLTRYGTEGQLVFLLVFFVASLTGIIPLSLLAVASGGLYGLWKGFLLSTIGTSFGALMAFLLSRYAYRSNIDEWENQHLSIRHLDQEIARRGWIFVLLLRLSPVAPFSLASYAFGLTKISLMAYMLGSIGATPALLAYVYTGSISGTALMALTGNGGELNQAQLITLVLGFLATVAGVVYFAHIAKKGLAGLENAD; encoded by the coding sequence GTGGTATCGATTTTTCTGTTGACATCGGTGGCTATCCTAGGCTTCATAATACTGGGCGGGAAACAGCAAATTTCAACTGCCGTTCTACAGTTGGCCGAGCTATTGACCCGCTACGGCACTGAGGGCCAACTCGTATTTTTGCTGGTATTTTTCGTCGCCTCCCTGACTGGAATTATTCCGCTTTCTTTATTGGCTGTGGCTAGCGGCGGACTTTACGGATTATGGAAGGGATTTTTGTTGTCGACGATAGGTACCAGTTTCGGCGCTTTGATGGCGTTTTTACTGAGCCGTTATGCTTATCGGTCAAATATCGACGAGTGGGAGAATCAGCATTTGTCGATCCGCCATCTCGATCAGGAAATCGCCCGGCGCGGTTGGATATTCGTGCTGTTGTTGCGCTTGTCGCCGGTGGCACCTTTCAGTTTGGCCAGTTACGCGTTTGGCTTGACCAAAATTTCCCTGATGGCCTACATGCTGGGTTCGATCGGGGCAACGCCGGCGTTACTGGCTTACGTTTATACCGGCTCGATTTCCGGTACCGCCTTGATGGCATTGACCGGGAATGGAGGCGAACTGAATCAAGCGCAGTTAATCACCTTGGTCTTGGGTTTTTTGGCCACAGTTGCCGGGGTAGTTTATTTTGCTCATATCGCCAAAAAAGGTCTGGCCGGTTTAGAAAACGCCGATTAA
- a CDS encoding response regulator — protein MHAIHIADLSILLIEPSPTQLKVILQHLRGEGIAKVEGVSSGAAALESLHCHRPDLIISSLYLPDMMATALIEQLREDEVLSHIPFMLISSESSFEVLDSIRQAGVVAILPKPFAHDDLKHALRSTIEFIDPQEISLEHYDIENVRVLVVDDSKLARKHIGRVLNNMGIEKITEAQDGKEGLDVFSRDQNGFDLIVTDYNMPVMDGQQLIRAIRQDLGNSIIPILMVTSEDNETRLANVHKAGVSGICDKPFNPQTVKEMLYRVLEPD, from the coding sequence ATGCATGCCATCCACATTGCCGACCTGTCGATTCTGCTGATCGAACCGTCGCCGACGCAACTCAAAGTCATCTTGCAACACCTGCGCGGCGAAGGTATCGCCAAGGTCGAGGGCGTATCGAGCGGTGCGGCGGCGCTGGAGAGCTTGCATTGCCACCGGCCGGATTTGATTATCAGCAGCCTGTATCTGCCGGACATGATGGCGACCGCTCTGATCGAACAACTCCGGGAAGACGAAGTATTGAGCCATATCCCCTTCATGCTGATTTCCAGCGAATCCAGCTTCGAAGTGCTGGATAGCATCCGCCAGGCCGGCGTTGTGGCGATATTGCCGAAACCGTTCGCCCACGACGATTTGAAACATGCGTTGCGCTCGACGATCGAATTCATCGATCCGCAAGAGATCAGCCTGGAACATTACGATATCGAAAACGTCCGGGTGCTGGTGGTCGACGATAGCAAGCTCGCCCGCAAGCATATCGGCCGGGTGCTTAACAATATGGGAATCGAGAAAATCACCGAAGCGCAAGACGGCAAGGAAGGGCTGGATGTGTTCAGCCGCGACCAAAACGGCTTCGATCTAATCGTCACCGACTACAACATGCCGGTCATGGACGGTCAGCAATTGATCCGTGCCATCCGCCAGGATCTGGGCAACTCGATCATCCCGATCCTGATGGTTACCAGCGAAGACAACGAAACCCGGCTCGCCAACGTCCACAAAGCCGGCGTATCCGGCATCTGCGACAAACCCTTCAATCCGCAGACGGTCAAGGAAATGTTGTATCGGGTTTTGGAGCCGGATTGA
- a CDS encoding DUF447 domain-containing protein yields the protein MIQETLITTANAQGQVHIAPMGVHIDGEWRIILPFRPSATLENLLLNRTAVINFCDDVRIFAGCLTGRRDWPLRPAERVAGFYLADTLAHAELQLERIEEDELRPKLFCKVVHSVNHRPFQGFNRAQYSVLEAAILVSRLDMLPPEKIRAELDYLRIGMDKTAGDNERQAWGWLMDAIERHRCGGQA from the coding sequence ATGATTCAAGAAACCCTGATAACCACTGCCAATGCTCAAGGCCAGGTACATATCGCACCGATGGGTGTGCATATCGACGGCGAGTGGCGGATTATCCTGCCGTTTCGGCCGTCCGCGACGCTGGAAAATCTGTTGCTGAACCGAACCGCAGTTATCAATTTTTGCGACGACGTCCGGATTTTTGCCGGTTGCTTGACCGGGCGCCGGGATTGGCCGTTGCGGCCGGCCGAACGCGTCGCTGGCTTTTATCTGGCCGACACGTTGGCCCATGCCGAATTGCAATTAGAGCGGATCGAGGAAGACGAATTGCGGCCCAAATTATTTTGCAAGGTGGTCCATTCGGTTAACCACCGGCCGTTTCAGGGGTTTAACCGGGCGCAATACTCGGTATTGGAAGCGGCGATTTTAGTCAGCCGGCTGGATATGTTGCCCCCGGAAAAAATTCGGGCCGAGTTGGATTATTTGCGGATCGGTATGGACAAAACCGCCGGCGACAACGAACGGCAGGCGTGGGGCTGGTTGATGGACGCCATCGAACGGCACCGTTGCGGAGGCCAAGCATGA
- a CDS encoding (5-formylfuran-3-yl)methyl phosphate synthase: MTGMLASVNSLAEALLVQRAAVDIIDLKQPAQGALGALATASVAEIVATLPVATRISATVGDLPMLPERLLPAVREMAATGVDYVKIGFFPGGDWPACLEALQAVAGQGIALIAVLFADTRPDFAMIAELRRAGFRGVMLDTMDKGRGSLTQCMDASELRTFVDAARAQGMLTGLAGSLRCEDVPGLLALAPDYLGFRGALCREHCRTAQLDLNRIRQVRAQWPAELAALSGDQCYSAV; the protein is encoded by the coding sequence ATGACCGGGATGTTGGCCAGCGTGAACAGTCTGGCGGAAGCGTTGCTGGTGCAACGCGCAGCCGTCGATATCATCGATTTGAAACAACCGGCGCAAGGCGCGTTGGGAGCGTTAGCGACCGCCAGCGTCGCCGAAATCGTCGCTACGTTACCTGTCGCGACCCGGATCAGTGCGACGGTCGGCGATCTGCCGATGCTGCCCGAACGGCTGTTGCCGGCGGTTCGGGAAATGGCGGCCACCGGCGTCGATTATGTGAAGATCGGTTTTTTCCCGGGCGGCGATTGGCCGGCCTGCCTCGAAGCGTTGCAAGCCGTTGCCGGGCAAGGCATTGCCCTGATTGCCGTATTGTTTGCCGATACTCGTCCCGATTTCGCCATGATCGCCGAACTGCGCCGAGCCGGTTTTCGCGGCGTAATGTTGGATACGATGGATAAGGGCCGCGGCTCCCTGACCCAATGCATGGATGCGTCCGAATTGCGTACTTTCGTCGATGCGGCGCGCGCGCAGGGCATGTTGACCGGTCTGGCCGGTTCTTTACGCTGCGAGGATGTACCGGGTTTGCTGGCGTTGGCGCCGGATTATCTGGGTTTCAGAGGTGCGCTGTGCCGCGAGCATTGCCGGACTGCGCAGTTGGACCTTAACCGGATTCGGCAAGTTCGCGCCCAGTGGCCGGCCGAGCTTGCCGCGCTGTCTGGGGACCAGTGTTATTCGGCCGTATAA
- a CDS encoding chemotaxis protein CheD, producing MKILPYKGTRRIILDPGEYYASRQAEVISTLLGSCVAACLYDPDNGVFGMNHFLLAYRRNPEHLPLLQSEEGRYGIFAMELLINQMMKLGADRHKLKAKCFGGGNVLHLRENNPDLKSVGDVNVLFIKQFLHNEHIPLVGAGLGGNIGRNVHFVGEDYSVYVKKIDTAQQQWLERAEQRYWQKNIEERERQHRPAEFW from the coding sequence GTGAAAATCCTTCCCTACAAAGGCACCCGCCGTATCATTCTCGACCCCGGCGAATATTATGCTTCGCGGCAAGCCGAAGTCATTTCGACCTTGCTGGGTTCGTGCGTTGCCGCCTGCTTGTACGACCCCGATAACGGCGTGTTCGGCATGAACCACTTCCTGTTGGCTTACCGACGCAATCCCGAACACCTGCCGCTGCTGCAATCCGAGGAAGGCCGTTACGGCATCTTCGCCATGGAACTTCTGATCAACCAAATGATGAAGCTGGGCGCCGACCGGCATAAACTGAAGGCGAAATGTTTCGGCGGCGGCAACGTCTTGCATCTACGCGAAAACAACCCGGACCTAAAATCGGTCGGCGACGTCAACGTGCTTTTCATTAAACAATTTCTGCATAACGAACATATTCCGCTGGTCGGAGCCGGTTTGGGCGGCAATATCGGCAGAAACGTGCATTTTGTCGGGGAAGATTATTCGGTGTACGTCAAAAAAATCGATACCGCGCAACAACAGTGGCTGGAGCGCGCCGAACAGCGTTATTGGCAGAAAAACATCGAAGAACGCGAACGCCAGCACCGGCCGGCCGAATTTTGGTGA
- a CDS encoding CheR family methyltransferase, whose protein sequence is MIIGTSIMSAAEFERFRALIYNHAGISLSPEKKVMVASRLAKRLDYYNLDSYGDYYDLALGDGYPHEFQTMVDILTTNETYFFREPKHFEFVRERILRQWRGGPFRAWSAACSSGEEVYSLAMVCAETLGVKTWEIVGSDLSSRVLETARHGLYPMDRLEQMDARLLRKYCLKGVRSQQGYFRVDAKLRGRVSFEQVNLMKPPPASLGKFDLIFLRNVLIYFDHDTKKQVVERLLSALKPGGYFFISHSESLHGISGPLQQISPSIYRKP, encoded by the coding sequence TTGATTATCGGCACATCCATCATGAGCGCGGCGGAGTTCGAACGCTTCCGCGCATTAATTTATAATCATGCCGGCATTTCCCTGAGCCCGGAAAAGAAAGTCATGGTTGCCAGCCGCCTGGCGAAACGCCTGGATTATTACAATCTGGACAGTTACGGCGATTATTACGATTTGGCCTTGGGCGACGGCTATCCCCACGAGTTTCAAACTATGGTCGACATTCTGACCACCAACGAAACCTATTTCTTTCGCGAACCCAAGCACTTCGAATTCGTCCGCGAACGGATACTGCGGCAGTGGCGCGGTGGCCCGTTTAGAGCCTGGAGCGCGGCCTGTTCCAGCGGCGAGGAAGTGTATTCTTTGGCAATGGTCTGCGCCGAAACCCTGGGCGTAAAGACTTGGGAAATCGTCGGCTCCGATTTGAGCAGCCGGGTATTGGAAACCGCCCGCCACGGGCTTTACCCAATGGACCGCTTGGAACAGATGGACGCACGCCTGTTGCGCAAATACTGCTTGAAAGGGGTACGCAGCCAACAGGGCTATTTCAGAGTGGACGCTAAACTGCGCGGCCGAGTCAGTTTCGAACAAGTCAATCTGATGAAACCGCCGCCGGCCAGCTTAGGCAAATTCGACCTGATATTTTTACGTAACGTATTGATTTACTTCGATCACGACACTAAGAAACAGGTTGTGGAACGTTTACTCTCGGCGCTAAAGCCAGGCGGATATTTTTTCATCAGCCATTCGGAGAGCCTGCACGGTATCAGCGGACCGCTGCAGCAGATAAGCCCGTCGATATACCGCAAACCGTGA
- a CDS encoding methyl-accepting chemotaxis protein, with translation MVTQLERLLAGGSRHREDRGVDVLFNETREALTTVLRVLSQIQDVEHAVVDEVRKLSTHTKQLDSMAQEVRKVAEQINLLALNAAIEAARAGENGRGFAVVADEVRKLAGFSSATGEKISRAIEGINLAMASTLKMSEASGTSDDKAIRDAEQAIRTALDDLHKALDMFKDDADNLRGNSAQIRDEIYSVLTAFQFQDRVSQMLSHVEHNLNNLQRAVDAIRTAGVRHADSLDVSETLSRMELSYTMPEELLNHSASAAINRQSSSGSEEITFF, from the coding sequence ATGGTTACCCAACTGGAGCGTTTGCTTGCCGGCGGCAGCCGCCACCGCGAAGACCGGGGTGTCGACGTGTTATTCAACGAAACCCGGGAAGCGTTAACCACGGTATTGCGGGTATTGAGCCAAATTCAAGACGTCGAGCACGCCGTGGTCGATGAGGTCAGAAAATTATCCACCCATACCAAACAACTGGATTCGATGGCGCAAGAAGTGCGTAAGGTCGCCGAACAAATCAATTTGTTGGCCTTGAACGCCGCGATCGAAGCCGCCCGCGCCGGGGAAAATGGCCGCGGCTTTGCCGTTGTGGCCGACGAAGTGCGCAAATTGGCCGGCTTTTCGTCGGCAACCGGCGAAAAGATCAGCCGGGCGATCGAAGGCATCAATTTGGCGATGGCCTCGACGCTGAAAATGTCCGAAGCGTCCGGCACTTCGGACGACAAAGCCATCCGCGACGCCGAGCAGGCGATTCGCACCGCACTCGACGATCTGCATAAAGCGTTGGATATGTTCAAAGACGATGCCGACAATCTGCGCGGCAACAGCGCGCAGATTCGCGACGAGATTTACAGCGTGCTGACTGCGTTTCAATTTCAAGACCGCGTCAGCCAGATGCTGTCCCACGTCGAACACAACTTGAACAATTTGCAGCGTGCGGTGGATGCGATCAGAACCGCCGGAGTCCGCCATGCCGATAGCCTGGATGTTAGCGAGACTTTATCCAGAATGGAACTTAGCTACACGATGCCGGAGGAGTTGCTGAACCACTCGGCGTCCGCGGCGATTAACCGGCAAAGTTCCTCGGGCAGCGAAGAGATTACCTTTTTCTAA
- a CDS encoding response regulator translates to MAKTIMIVDDSASIRQVVGIALKGAGYDVVEACDGKDALAKLTGQKINLIISDVNMPNMDGISLVQEIKKLAAYKFTPIMMLTTEAADDKKQAGKAAGAKAWLTKPFQAPTLLDAVSKLVLP, encoded by the coding sequence ATGGCCAAAACCATCATGATTGTTGACGATTCGGCGTCGATCCGCCAAGTGGTCGGTATCGCCCTGAAGGGCGCCGGCTACGACGTGGTCGAGGCTTGCGACGGCAAAGACGCGCTGGCTAAATTGACCGGGCAAAAAATCAATCTGATTATTTCCGACGTCAACATGCCGAACATGGACGGCATTAGCCTGGTCCAGGAAATCAAAAAATTGGCGGCCTACAAGTTTACCCCGATCATGATGCTGACCACGGAAGCGGCCGACGATAAAAAACAAGCCGGTAAAGCCGCCGGCGCCAAGGCTTGGTTGACCAAGCCGTTTCAGGCGCCCACCTTGCTGGATGCCGTATCCAAATTGGTACTGCCTTAA
- a CDS encoding STAS domain-containing protein encodes MAIEVKQQRPGSVHLAIDGDITIYNVAELRQALSAYLDTVKEIQLDLAGVAEIDGAGVQLLMFLKQEALAKGGELSLARHSEAVVEVLELLNLSTHFGDPIVISADWKSL; translated from the coding sequence ATGGCTATCGAAGTCAAACAACAGCGGCCCGGTAGCGTCCATCTCGCTATCGACGGCGATATAACAATATACAACGTCGCCGAATTGAGACAGGCCTTGTCGGCCTATCTGGATACGGTTAAAGAGATACAGCTCGATCTGGCCGGCGTCGCCGAAATCGACGGCGCCGGTGTGCAATTGTTGATGTTTTTAAAGCAGGAAGCCCTAGCGAAAGGGGGCGAGTTGAGTCTGGCCCGGCACAGCGAAGCCGTCGTCGAAGTGTTGGAATTGCTAAATCTGAGCACGCATTTCGGCGATCCGATAGTCATCTCCGCCGATTGGAAGTCTTTATGA